The following nucleotide sequence is from Glycine max cultivar Williams 82 chromosome 9, Glycine_max_v4.0, whole genome shotgun sequence.
TTCTCATTAAATTCGACgtaacttcaaaattaattggTTCTCAATTGTACACAGACTAGGTTtggtaataactttttttaacaaatttgtgAACACTAAATACGGCTTATACAAGCTTGTAAATATATGAAATTTCATGCATATATAAGacaacataaattatatttggttcattttcttttactgttttcaacttaaaagtatttttttaatcaggTTTTATAGAAACCTTcttttttggaaatttattcttaaaaaatatttttttactaatttttggAATAACCAGTACTTATATTTATAAAGGTTTCATAATCATAGACCATGACTTTATCTAATAAGTTGTGGTGGTCTTCAGCGCCTTCATGACttctataatttaatataaaaaaattgttattatcaGAGAACAAATTCTACATTTAGTGGGTCAGAAATAAGTTAAGAAATATATGAGAGAACTATAAGTTTAAAGTGTCAAGATATTTTTAGGTAAATAGGTTATTTAAACTAAGCCTGCTAATACACTCTCTCTAGATAAATATCTACGTACACAcaaattttaatgtattaaatatttaaggaAAAACCTAAAGCCCGAACAAAAACGTTTTGGCAAAAAAATAGAATGACCCAAAATAGAAAAAGTTAAgcccaaaaagaaaagaaaagaaaaggggcTAATAAGTAAAAAACCTTactttaagaaaagtaaaaaacctaaaacttaagaaaaaatgaatacaagcataaataatgataaataaaattaaagtaagaCCTTTGGTCTCTGAGATCTAGACTTGAAATAGACTCATCAAATTGAAGATTGAAAAAAAGTTACATCTGAGTTATGAGTCAAATCAATTGAATTTGAGGGAGAGCGTGCTAGCGAAATAAGAGTACTATCAACTATGAATCCAAAGTCAATATATTTTTCGATAAATATAAACTGATACAAATCTATTAATACACTCTCAGTTTTGGATAAGAGGGTCTCTCAACacaaattttaatagtttttcaCGCGTATGATCGATTTGCATGCCACCGTCTGGTTAATTAAGCTCTTTAAAATTAAGATCCATGCATATCCTTTATTTTCATATACTTGATTGTCATCACTACTTGTCATCATAATTACATCCATGCATAACTCCATGCTGAATGAGGGGTCGAATACAAACCAAAGAGACTGGGCAACATATACAAACTATTcctttgaatttatttaaatagtaCGTACgtacaagttttttttcttgatttttttttatgtcgaAATTAATACTAGAACATGAAACTTGGGACGATTGAGGAGATCTTCCTCCTAATGGTTGATTAACATCAATGGACTTTTAACAGTGATTTAAAAGCTGCCTATTTTAACACCTACTTACAATAACATTTGAAGAGGAATGTTTACATCGACATGATCAACGATTGTGTTAAGTTTGGAAATggtaccattttttttataggagtTGGAGGTTGATGTAAATACACAATGTTAGCTTCATGGTCTAAACAGATTCACCAAATGGAGTCCAAGTTGAATGGTTGCTCCTGCTGTTGCTGTGGAACACATTCTAAAActttagaagaagaagatgcagtgAGACTTGAACTAATTAGGTTAGTTCCAACATGCTGGGACACTCCTTGAGGCATATATGATGCAATTAAATGATCTgtagctgctgctgctgctgcttctATTTGTTGATAGCTCCTAAGTTGCAATGCCTTGAGAAGCAAAGAATTTACAGAAATACTTGGATTTAACAACCCAGAAGGCCATGGAAGTGATGGAAGAGTGGGAACCTGAATTACCTCACTTGCAACTGGCCAATTCATGGTCAAGTTCATGTTTGTGTTAACACTATTAATAAGATCAGCATTGAAGAAGGTTTGTCCTGAAATGTTGTTAGTGATTCCATCTGATGAAGAATTTGCAATGTTATTTATTAGATTAGGAAGCTCAACATCACCAAATTCATTGACCATTGAGGCTGTGTCACATGGGGACTCTGGTTGTGAGGGGGGTGTTTGCTGTGGTCTTTTCATTTGCAAGCTCTTTTGGAAAACCCTGCAAACCACCCATTCGTCCTACAAAAGCAAACATCCAATACAAAATGCATGCATATATTAGAGAAATTCTTGTAAATGAACCCAGTGTATCATTCTATTaaatattgttaaattaattatatatttacatatgGCTAATTGTTTGAATAAGTACGTATTAGAATTagcataaataatatatgcattagtaatgtaatattattttagattattatctaattacaaattatgttatatatatataaatattttttaattgattaaccgtataaaaaaaattatatcaacaaATGCTTGTTTATCAAACTCTTAGAATTATATAAATGTTGTTAAGAGAGAATAATTTGATTATGTATTTATTAACTTAAAATATTTGtcaaatgttatatatatatacactaacCTTGGAAGGTCTAAAGTGATTCTTGTTTTCTAGTCTATATTCGTGCATGACCCAATTGCTTTTCTCGCCCCTTGGAGCTCTACCCCTATAAAAGACTAGGGTTTTCTTCATTCCAACCAAAACCCCAGCACGAAAAATTTCCTTGTCTTTCCCTGTGGTTTTCCAGTACCCTGATTCAGTGGCTCGGTTTGTTCGAAGTCCTGTTGGATACTTTCGGTCTCTTAGGCTAAAGAAGTACCACTCTTTCTTCCCCATTGAGGCCTTacctgttaattaattaatcatcacACAAACATGTCAATAatccttatttaattattttttgtccaCAGTATCAAAGATGACATTCCAATGAATTTGTACTCAACTACATAGTGTTCAAATAGACCGAAAATTAAAGTTGAAACAccatatgtatgtatgtatattcaattttgactttttttatacaaatatatatatgcatattcactaggatattttatattatcatatgcATGAGTTGTAAACCACGCATAACATTGTAGAAGTATATCGAACGAGTCAAACTTCTATATGTACGTATATTACGaaaagaggaagcaaaagaagaagaaaaatgcatTTTTGATTAATATTTCCCTGGTCGATGAAATATAAAGTTTTATAAATGTATTAGTTGAGGAACTTAAGCTATAgggaaaaaagtgaaaaaatatttcGAAGAGAGTGAGAATGATATAAACTTAAGCACTTAACTCTTAATGGATGAACAAAATTTCCTTCCATTTGTGTTGTTTTCCTTATAATTAAGAATTTGTCTATATTATTAAGTTACAGTCCTTCCGAAAGAATCAATATGCATGCCAAAAGGTTGTGCCTATATATAAAGAACATAAGCCCTTGCAAATTAATAATCATGCAACCATgacaacaaagaaaaacaaagttatatatataactagATTTTTGAAGGAGAGCTAGATGGACAGTAATAAAGTATATTTATAAGAGGAGAAATTAATAGGGTTGAAGAAAGTGTTCTCAAACTACCTGGGAGGTCCCAAGGTTCAGACTTCTTGAGATCAACAACTGCTATAGCTT
It contains:
- the LOC100780030 gene encoding NAC domain-containing protein 100 isoform X2, whose translation is MEENLPPGFRFHPTDEELITCYLTRKVSDSSFTSKAIAVVDLKKSEPWDLPGKASMGKKEWYFFSLRDRKYPTGLRTNRATESGYWKTTGKDKEIFRAGVLVGMKKTLVFYRGRAPRGEKSNWVMHEYRLENKNHFRPSKDEWVVCRVFQKSLQMKRPQQTPPSQPESPCDTASMVNEFGDVELPNLINNIANSSSDGITNNISGQTFFNADLINSVNTNMNLTMNWPVASEALQLRSYQQIEAAAAAATDHLIASYMPQGVSQHVGTNLISSSLTASSSSKVLECVPQQQQEQPFNLDSIW
- the LOC100780030 gene encoding NAC domain-containing protein 100 isoform X1; translation: MEENLPPGFRFHPTDEELITCYLTRKVSDSSFTSKAIAVVDLKKSEPWDLPGKASMGKKEWYFFSLRDRKYPTGLRTNRATESGYWKTTGKDKEIFRAGVLVGMKKTLVFYRGRAPRGEKSNWVMHEYRLENKNHFRPSKDEWVVCRVFQKSLQMKRPQQTPPSQPESPCDTASMVNEFGDVELPNLINNIANSSSDGITNNISGQTFFNADLINSVNTNMNLTMNWPVASEVIQVPTLPSLPWPSGLLNPSISVNSLLLKALQLRSYQQIEAAAAAATDHLIASYMPQGVSQHVGTNLISSSLTASSSSKVLECVPQQQQEQPFNLDSIW